Proteins encoded by one window of Polyodon spathula isolate WHYD16114869_AA chromosome 16, ASM1765450v1, whole genome shotgun sequence:
- the LOC121328842 gene encoding AP-5 complex subunit beta-1-like: MAAPNPEGWPQRVAAFSWSPSYFLSSTTPEDFLSDLLQDLKDDKVGESTKVLMLGPLQEHPTILCPSQQVGEQTAATLLGVFSQMAHRPKFVNLKCHLMLSIATVLISTSVVKQGVKVAEGFLDLLFQTAQDTNDQKHGGMFRPLRAMACDCLREMETCCPGLLSSKLEALYSLKQQEITPLHQAYTLLYGVALRNAVHCLTLQKDVMDGDLKKLLASNEGFAWKATEKLLELVPLTTMSRIPILPSNVETKELKSVVSLLLEECYLLTPVTQATLLRELTQVVSMVQSLSPVIFKSQLLRLFGTVEISLLHSTLLMKGTFTDSLFTAEDENFLLKRLVGMAQHPLLSTPQKLFYIECILHFPENRPISSNGEESLPVLVTPRMAACLFPTVFNDSRTMLSRLNILSLAYLEADEEEGIDYIFGHLMALHKIVDHHGTREMTTTFFRAVYIFMQNFYLNERYTRDLIESLSELYRRHYTLAPNLINLVDSTQKLLEDSSWPTDLLKALQMLIVELPLQQLIHQSLYWHLKVLGRVAKEEQASQRSTVRFLLNLLINSSLCGLGDWRIGNALLSVCRNLLQHPNLDQVFIELADLLQFMMHSFEDVDIQDHARFYYTLLTNLSKEKLSGVLNMGTVGSQAKIRSLSSIMAESEELSSCLTVHRTRQPVLKLVKLSEDGISKPVHSNSGPEDSAPDVDLLKVYQNQFLNPEFASVIILKYHLTFAGEVDALYHKLFCICLHFEQTDSNYERVSDVSVPCLIYDRKPCVVSFTLKPWRPYPTVLHASAIFITEDGLSWHTQLDPIPIGFPDLFLPLPVPVHWSQGSREQLFHQLWKSLCPEESSPSATSLFCFEVGERSLREVIESSFHQYLVSKEASPESYKVLLFLPPQFYVLLKIENSEDAASVSIITDNWKLLPFINSYIKCITDYSADSTQ; the protein is encoded by the exons atggcagcaccaAATCCTGAAGGCTGGCCCCAGAGAGTAGCAGCGTTCTCATGGAGCCCCAGCTATTTCCTCTCCAGCACCACTCCGGAGGACTTCCTGTCTGACCTGCTCCAGGACCTCAAGGATGACAAGGTTGGCGAGAGCACAAAG GTATTAATGCTAGGCCCACTGCAGGAGCATCCAACTATCCTGTGCCCATCCCAGCAAGTGGGAGAGCAGACAGCAGCCACTTTACTGGGCGTGTTCTCTCAAATGGCTCACAGACCCAAATTTGTGAATCTCAAGTGCCACCTGATGCTATCCATCGCCACTGTGTTAATATCCACCTCTGTTGTGAAGCAAGGGGTTAAAGTCGCTGAGGGCTTTCTAGATCTCTTGTTTCAGACAGCACAGGATACAAATGATCAAAAGCATGGTGGGATGTTTAGACCCTTAAGAGCCATGGCGTGTGATTGCCTTAGAGAAATGGAAACCTGCTGCCCAGGGCTGCTTTCCAGTAAGCTGGAGGCTCTTTATTCCCTGAAGCAGCAGGAGATTACACCTTTGCACCAAGCATACACCCTCCTGTATGGAGTAGCCCTAAGGAACGCGGTGCATTGCCTGACTTTGCAGAAAGATGTGATGGACGGAGATCTAAAGAAGCTTTTAGCAAGCAATGAAGGGTTTGCCTGGAAGGCAACAGAAAAACTACTGGAGCTGGTTCCATTGACAACAATGAGTCGGATCCCTATTCTTCCTTCCAATGTGGAAACCAAAGAGTTGAAATCAGTTGTTTCCTTGCTCTTAGAGGAGTGCTATCTGCTCACCCCAGTGACACAGGCCACTTTGCTTCGGGAACTAACTCAGGTGGTCTCCATGGTCCAGTCTTTGTCTCCGGTCATCTTCAAGTCTCAGCTTCTTCGTCTCTTTGGGACCGTGGAGATCTCCCTTCTGCACTCCACGTTGCTTATGAAAGGGACCTTCACAGACAGCCTCTTCACAGCCGAGGATGAGAACTTTCTTCTGAAGCGGCTGGTGGGCATGGCCCAACACCCACTGCTGTCCACCCCACAGAAGCTCTTTTATATTGAATGTATCCTCCACTTCCCAGAGAACCGTCCTATCTCCTCCAACGGGGAGGAGAGCTTGCCTGTGTTGGTGACCCCTCGAATGGCTGCCTGCCTTTTCCCCACCGTCTTTAATGACAGCAGGACCATGCTGTCTCGCTTAAACATCCTCAGTCTGGCCTACCTAGAAGCTGACGAAGAGGAAGGAATCGACTACATCTTTGGCCACCTGATGGCTCTCCATAAAATTGTTGACCACCATGGCACCAGAGAAATGACCACCACCTTTTTCAGAGCAGTCTACATCTTTATGCAGAATTTCTACCTCAATGAAAGGTACACAAGAGACTTGATAGAAAGTCTTTCTGAGCTCTACCGAAGGCACTACACCTTAGCCCCTAACCTGATCAACCTGGTGGACTCTACCCAGAAGCTTTTGGAGGACTCCAGCTGGCCCACTGACTTGCTCAAGGCCCTACAGATGTTGATTGTTGAGCTCCCTCTACAGCAGTTGATCCACCAAAGCCTGTACTGGCACCTGAAGGTTTTAGGCAGGGTGGCCAAAGAGGAACAGGCTTCTCAGAGGAGCACTGTGCGCTTCCTGCTCAATCTCCTCATTAACTCCAGTCTTTGTGGATTGGGAGACTGGCGGATTGGTAATGCTCTTCTCTCAGTTTGCCGAAACTTGCTTCAGCACCCTAACCTGGATCAGGTCTTTATCGAGTTGGCAGACCTTCTTCAATTCATGATGCACAGCTTCGAGGATGTAGACATCCAAGATCATGCTCGCTTCTATTACACCCTGCTGACAAACCTTTCCAAGGAGAAGCTCTCAGGGGTTCTGAATATGGGAACAGTTGGAAGTCAAGCAAAAATCAGGTCCTTGTCATCTATCATGGCTGAAAGTGAAGAGCTGTCCAGCTGTTTAACTGTCCATAGAACCAGGCAGCCAGTGCTGAAGCTTGTCAAACTTTCTGAAGATGGTATTAGTAAACCTGTTCATTCGAACAGTGGACCAGAGGACAGTGCTCCTGATGTAGACCTATTGAAGGTTTATCAAAACCAGTTCTTGAACCCTGAATTTGCCTCTGTgataattttgaaatatcatcTAACCTTTGCAGGTGAAGTTGATGCACTATACCATAaactgttttgtatatgtttgcaTTTTGAGCAGACAGACTCTAATTACGAGCGAGTTAGCGATGTCAGTGTGCCGTGCCTCATCTACGACAGGAAGCCTTGTGTGGTTTCCTTCACTCTCAAGCCTTGGAGGCCCTATCCCACAGTTCTTCACGCCAGTGCAATATTTATCACGGAGGATGGTCTTTCTTGGCACACCCAGCTGGATCCGATTCCTATAGGCTTCCCAGACTTGTTCCTGCCCCTCCCTGTGCCTGTCCACTGGTCTCAGGGTTCCAGAGAGCAGCTCTTTCACCAACTCTGGAAATCTCTGTGTCCAGAAGAGTCCAGCCCGTCTGCCACAAGCTTGTTCTGCTTTGAAGTAGGCGAGAGGTCTCTGAGGGAGGTGATTGAGTCCAGCTTTCATCAATACCTGGTTTCTAAGGAAGCGAGTCCTGAATCTTACAAGGTTCTGCTATTCCTACCCCCTCAGTTTTATGTTTTGCTGAAGATCGAAAATTCAGAAGATGCAGCCAGTGTCAGTATCATAACTGACAACTGGAAGCTTTTGCCTTTTATAAACTCCTACATTAAGTGCATCACAGATTATAGTGCTGACAGTACACAATAA
- the LOC121328843 gene encoding prolyl 3-hydroxylase 1-like produces the protein MFKGSVRRVSANSTSCNRSVSHGGAESLGFLHSVDDTNPVERCRSLATISAARLITMFWFLGTLLLAVSQLPKSAADIQLNSNAPLEPYDLLYDNAIEAYYTGDWKSVILNMERALRNKGALRRAKAHCCLLCANQTGFGEPLPGLGMALPGMGPVEDLGFFQKVVKRAACIHECEMEKVGPASLHQVSEEVALEFRKRSPYNYLQVAYFKINKLEKAVAAANTFYIANPEHEEMRQNLEYYKMMAGVQESDFKDLEAKPHMEEFRQGVKLYSDDQFQPAIEPFERALEAYFSADLECRAICEGAYDYDGYNYLEYSADLFQAITDHYIQVLNCKQNCAVELATRPGRDKPIEDFLPAHFNYLQFAYYNNEKYEKAIECAKTYLLFRPNDDVMIQNLAYYSAVLGEQRAATITARENIQQYMKQSLLEKELLYFAYDIFGIAFVDPDTWTPEEIMPQRLRDKQKTERETAARISEEIGNLMKEIENLVEEKSKESNEITQLVREGGNVLFDGITVSMTSKELNGSQRAVLDGVGTEEECRELHHLSNAAALKGDGYRGTPSPHTPNEKFHGVTVLKALKLAQEGKVPLKSARLYHDLSEKVRKVLESYFRLETPLYFSYTHLVCRSAIDEKQEGREDLSHSVHVDNCLLNSEAMECIKETPAYTYRDYSAILYLNDDFEGGNLIFTELDAKTVTAEVRPKCGRVVGFGAGKENPHGVKAVTKGQRCAVAIWFTLDPRHNEKERIQAEELLKMLSSPVDAEFQGAAKESPAESKQTAKTPGNTQTDIKEETDSISEKQAPVTEVQTDSESGPVSDSSTINASVSSAETEQKVSESRDPTATTSSALDSRDRKEEL, from the exons ATGTTTAAAGGGAGTGTTCGGAGGGTCTCCGCTAACTCCACCTCCTGCAATCGGAGCGTGTCCCACGGTGGGGCTGAGAGTTTAGGATTCCTCCACAGTGTAGACGATACCAACCCagtggaacgctgtaggtctctCGCTACCATCAGCGCGGCCCGATTGATCACCATGTTCTGGTTCCTTGGCACGCTCCTTCTCGCCGTCTCCCAGCTTCCAAAGTCCGCTGCCGACATACAGCTGAACAGCAATGCCCCGTTAGAGCCCTATGATTTGCTGTACGACAACGCGATCGAGGCTTATTACACCGGAGACTGGAAATCGGTCATCTTGAACATGGAGCGAGCGCTGCGAAACAAGGGGGCACTCCGCCGGGCGAAGGCACACTGTTGTCTCCTTTGCGCCAATCAGACCGGCTTCGGTGAACCTCTCCCGGGCTTGGGCATGGCGCTGCCAGGGATGGGACCAGTTGAAGACCTCGGCTTTTTCCAAAAAGTGGTCAAAAGGGCCGCGTGCATACATGAGTGTGAGATGGAGAAAGTGGGGCCCGCATCTCTCCACCAAGTCAGCGAGGAAGTGGCGCTGGAGTTTAGGAAGAGGAGCCCTTATAATTACCTCCAAGTGGCTTATTTTAAG ATTAACAAGCTGGAGAAGGCTGTCGCGGCTGCCAACACGTTCTACATTGCTAACCCCGAGCACGAGGAGATGAGGCAGAACCTGGAGTACTACAAGATGATGGCAGGAGTGCAGGAGTCTGACTTCAAGGACCTGGAGGCAAAGCCACACATG GAGGAGTTCCGGCAGGGGGTGAAGCTTTACAGTGATGATCAGTTCCAGCCCGCGATCGAGCCCTTCGAGAGGGCCCTGGAGGCCTACTTTTCAGCTGACCTGGAGTGCCGTGCGATCTGCGAGGGGGCCTACGACTATGACGGCTACAACTACCTGGAGTACAGTGCAGACCTCTTCCAGGcaatcacag atcacTACATTCAGGTGCTGAACTGCAAACAGAACTGTGCTGTGGAGCTGGCTACCAGGCCCGGCCGGGACAAACCCATTGAGGACTTCCTCCCTGCACACTTCAACTACCTGCAGTTTGCCTATTACAACA ATGAGAAGTATGAAAAAGCCATTGAATGTGCAAAAACCTACCTCCTCTTCCGACCCAATGATGATGTGATGATTCAGAACCTGGCTTACTACTCGGCAGTGCTGGGGGAGCAGAGGGCTGCAACAATCACTGCTAGAGAG aaTATCCAGCAATACATGAAGCAGTCTCTCCTGGAGAAAGAACTGCTGTACTTCGCCTATGACATCTTTGGAATCGCTTTTGTTGACCCG GACACGTGGACCCCTGAAGAAATCATGCCTCAGAGGCTGCGAGACAAACAAAA GACGGAACGGGAGACAGCAGCCCGGATCTCTGAGGAGATTGGGAACCTGATGAAGGAGATAGAGAACCTGGTGGAGGAGAAGAGCAAGGAGTCGAACGAAATCACCCAGCTGGTCAGAGAAG GTGGCAATGTGCTGTTCGATGGTATCACCGTCAGCATGACCTCCAAGGAGCTGAACGGGTCTCAGAGGGCGGTGCTGGATGGGGTGGGGACAGAAGAGGAATGCAGGGAGCTCCACCATTTGTCCAAT GCAGCCGCTCTGAAGGGGGATGGGTACAGAGGGACTCCCTCTCCGCACACACCCAATGAGAAGTTCCACGGAGTCACTGTCCTCAAAGCACTGAAG CTGGCACAAGAGGGCAAGGTTCCCCTAAAGAGTGCTCGGCTGTATCATGACCTCAGCGAGAAGGTGCGGAAGGTTCTTGAGTCGTATTTCCGTCTGGAGACGCCGCTGTACTTCTCCTACACACACCTCGTCTGTCGCTCCGCCATCGACG AGAAACAGGAGGGCCGAGAAGATCTCAGTCACTCCGTGCATGTGGATAACTGCTTACTGAACTCCGAGGCCATGGAGTGCATTAAAGAGACCCCTGCCTACACCTACCGGGACTACAG TGCAATCCTTTATCTGAATGATGACTTTGAAGGTGGCAATTTGATCTTCACAGAGCTAGACGCGAAAACAGTTACA GCGGAGGTCAGGCCGAAGTGTGGTCGAGTTGTTGGGTTTGGAGCTGGCAAGGAGAACCCTCACGGAGTGAAAGCCGTGACGAAGGGACAGCGCTGCGCCGTGGCAATCTGGTTCACTCTGGACCCCAGGCACAATGAAAAG GAGAGAATCCAAGCAGAAGAGCTGTTGAAAATGCTCTCTAGCCCAGTTGATGCAGAATTTCAAGGGGCTGCTAAAGAAAGCCCAGCAGAATCAAAACAGACTGCCAAGACGCCAgggaacacacagacagacatcaAAGAGGAAACAGACTCTATTTCAGAGAAACAGGCTCCAGTAACAGAGGTCCAAACAGACTCAGAATCTGGGCCTGTATCAGACTCCTCCACAATTAATGCCTCCGTCTCCTCTGCAGAGACTGAGCAGAAAGTTTCAGAAAGCAGAGATCCCACAGCTACCACCAGCTCAGCTCTGGACTCAAGAGACAGAAAAGAGGAGTTATAA